A genomic window from Elusimicrobiota bacterium includes:
- a CDS encoding acyl-CoA dehydratase activase: MKESFAAGIHIGTVSASIVLVDDKNKIIYKDYLFHNGNISAALEEMLKKLSIDSLDSFAVVAEKGRGYFTSGTEVNEQVAIIEGVKYFFPEARSILTIGGENFGIILLDENGIYKKFISNAPCAAGTGSFIDQQASRLNLPSSAELSKLAEDYEGDPPKVATRCAVFAKTDLVHIQQQGYSLSAIAAGICKGVAQNIYDTLFPGNTILDPVVAVGGVSKNKKVVYYLSQVAKRDIRTLPDSEYIEAIGAAFFAKRKKNDNTFQGAIPLTSLLNRTATPESYCYPPLSETKTKVPDFSSWFSKIIDDVEIDIYIPLAKGATIDSYLGIDIGSTSTKIVLMDKKCNIISGLYTYTGGQPIAALQKITSVIEKIERDFAVNFRILASGTTGSGRSKFIQKAARADYSVDEITAHARAAYHLNPEIDTIIEIGGQDSKFSVLKDGQVTFSVMNYSCAAGTGSFIQEQAQRLHVRLSDYAELAVKQASPLINGRCTVFMERDLNSLLSLGYSREELLAAALHAVRDNYLLKVGQLSKLGNCIAFQGATAKNFALVRAFEQKLQKPIYVSKYCHLTGALGVALKLADKGLEGPSLFKKDLHRNNIVVNEYVCEYCKNHCKIKQIDIEGERLGWGYLCGRTEQETFHKKKKLNGFDLLSNHGKVFSVPPVPAKSPVKGEEAAINQPPRDLLRRKIKIGIPSALTMFEYVPLWKLFFENLGFETYVTSADPAKITAGKEIRAAAYCAPITEFHGHIAELTTKADYIFFPQLFANISGKEKKLYCYHSNYVLPVLYNTPGIDLTRKMIAPTLDVDKGNPDQLIHDIYRAFPEKIRNLVSFGQARESFKIAWNWFLEKKKDLHDVFKNQWKRVGDIGVVFLGRPYIVLNPSLNKSIPEKFAEMGVRSFYMDMIPVDEERLKAAKDFIRRNHWHYGNIILKAAEMVAQMDGLFPIYMTAFKCSPDSFMLPYFKEIMNYYGKPYLILQLDEHQDHGGYETRLEAALETFRSFSRVETTISAPAINLKKAFEDKTYLLPAYDPLSAKLLQGAFIHAGIKTILIEETSDTLQKGSSMNDGMCLPLTGLVYGVMNTIEKYNLDPSKTAIICNTDSMFSCNFPQYSTMIKHILGTMGHGMEKVDVMVREFLPKDLPIRLLYEGFMAYIIAALIQRITYKIRPRERIRGATDKVCENAIHDLFDCFSNGISKVKSFQKVLEDFKKIDVHDAILPQVGIIGDIFVRDNDVFNQNLVHEIEMAGAEVVSFPFMVGQKIILNTHHYLQQWSNREYIGLISDKALFNTLNFLMRKFVFLAEEIIPDINFLFKKNITGYLKTYGLSVNHDGETVENLLKTLCFYENYPNMRFIVNVNPMFCCPSLSSETICKKLEKDINIPIISISYDGTKADKNKVLKPYLHFLRH; the protein is encoded by the coding sequence ATGAAAGAATCATTTGCTGCAGGCATTCATATCGGAACGGTCTCTGCTTCGATTGTTCTTGTTGATGACAAAAATAAAATAATTTATAAAGATTATCTTTTTCACAATGGAAACATCTCTGCAGCGCTAGAAGAGATGTTGAAAAAGCTTTCTATAGACAGTCTTGATTCATTTGCTGTTGTTGCCGAAAAAGGGCGTGGATATTTTACGTCGGGCACTGAAGTTAATGAACAAGTCGCAATTATTGAGGGAGTAAAATATTTTTTCCCGGAAGCTCGTTCCATCCTAACCATAGGCGGAGAAAATTTCGGCATCATTCTTCTAGATGAAAACGGCATTTATAAAAAATTTATTTCCAATGCACCGTGTGCCGCAGGCACAGGTTCATTTATTGACCAACAGGCTTCAAGGCTTAATCTCCCAAGCAGCGCCGAACTGAGCAAGCTTGCTGAAGACTATGAAGGTGACCCCCCGAAAGTTGCAACCCGCTGCGCCGTTTTTGCAAAAACAGATCTTGTTCATATCCAACAACAAGGCTATAGCCTATCAGCTATAGCAGCCGGCATTTGTAAGGGTGTAGCCCAAAATATTTACGATACACTCTTTCCCGGCAATACTATTCTAGATCCCGTCGTTGCCGTTGGGGGTGTTAGTAAAAACAAGAAGGTTGTCTATTATCTCTCTCAAGTGGCAAAGCGGGACATACGCACACTTCCTGATAGCGAATATATAGAGGCTATCGGGGCAGCATTCTTTGCTAAAAGGAAGAAAAACGATAATACCTTTCAAGGAGCGATTCCTCTTACATCGTTACTAAATAGGACTGCCACCCCTGAATCATACTGCTATCCTCCTCTTTCAGAAACAAAGACCAAAGTTCCTGATTTTTCAAGCTGGTTTTCAAAAATTATCGATGATGTGGAAATTGATATCTACATTCCACTTGCGAAGGGGGCCACGATTGATTCCTATCTTGGTATTGACATAGGATCAACAAGTACAAAAATTGTCTTAATGGATAAGAAATGCAATATTATCTCAGGGTTGTATACCTACACCGGCGGACAGCCGATTGCGGCGCTCCAGAAAATTACTAGTGTTATTGAAAAGATAGAACGTGATTTTGCGGTGAATTTTAGGATTCTGGCATCAGGAACAACAGGATCCGGGCGAAGCAAATTCATTCAAAAAGCTGCCCGGGCAGATTATAGTGTTGATGAAATAACCGCTCATGCCAGGGCGGCATACCATCTGAATCCGGAAATTGACACGATCATTGAAATCGGCGGACAAGACTCCAAATTTAGCGTTCTAAAAGATGGACAAGTAACTTTCTCGGTGATGAATTATTCTTGTGCTGCAGGTACCGGTAGTTTCATTCAGGAGCAGGCCCAAAGGCTGCACGTACGCCTTTCTGATTATGCAGAATTAGCAGTAAAACAAGCTTCTCCTTTAATCAACGGCCGTTGCACCGTCTTCATGGAAAGAGATTTGAACTCTCTCCTTAGTCTTGGATACAGCCGAGAAGAACTTCTTGCGGCGGCTCTTCATGCGGTACGAGATAATTATCTCTTGAAAGTAGGCCAATTAAGCAAATTGGGGAACTGCATAGCGTTTCAAGGTGCAACCGCCAAGAATTTCGCGCTTGTCCGAGCTTTTGAACAAAAACTTCAAAAACCTATTTACGTTTCCAAATATTGCCATTTAACCGGAGCCCTCGGCGTTGCTTTAAAGCTAGCAGATAAAGGGCTTGAGGGTCCCTCTCTTTTTAAAAAAGATCTGCACCGGAACAACATTGTCGTTAATGAATATGTTTGTGAATACTGCAAAAATCACTGTAAGATAAAACAAATTGACATAGAGGGGGAACGTCTCGGATGGGGATATCTTTGCGGCCGTACTGAACAGGAAACATTCCATAAGAAGAAAAAACTCAACGGTTTTGACCTCTTGAGCAATCATGGCAAAGTTTTTTCTGTTCCTCCCGTTCCTGCAAAATCCCCGGTGAAAGGAGAAGAAGCCGCGATTAACCAACCTCCGCGCGATCTTCTGCGAAGAAAAATAAAGATCGGGATACCCTCCGCTCTCACCATGTTTGAATACGTACCTCTCTGGAAACTATTTTTTGAGAATTTAGGTTTCGAGACCTACGTGACCTCGGCCGATCCGGCTAAAATAACAGCGGGAAAAGAAATCAGAGCAGCTGCGTATTGTGCTCCCATAACGGAGTTTCACGGACACATTGCGGAGTTAACCACCAAGGCCGACTATATTTTTTTCCCGCAACTTTTTGCAAATATCTCAGGAAAAGAAAAAAAATTATATTGTTATCATTCGAACTATGTTTTGCCCGTACTTTATAACACCCCGGGCATAGATCTCACGCGAAAGATGATCGCACCGACGCTGGATGTCGACAAAGGAAACCCCGATCAATTAATACATGATATTTATCGCGCATTTCCTGAAAAGATTAGGAATCTTGTTTCATTTGGACAGGCTAGAGAAAGCTTCAAAATTGCATGGAACTGGTTTTTAGAAAAGAAAAAAGACCTGCACGATGTATTTAAAAATCAATGGAAAAGGGTTGGTGATATCGGTGTTGTATTTTTGGGCAGGCCGTATATAGTTTTGAATCCTTCACTTAACAAAAGCATTCCTGAAAAGTTTGCTGAAATGGGAGTCCGATCATTTTACATGGACATGATTCCTGTTGATGAAGAACGGCTAAAAGCTGCGAAAGATTTTATCAGGCGCAATCACTGGCATTATGGAAATATTATTTTAAAAGCGGCCGAAATGGTGGCCCAAATGGACGGCCTGTTCCCGATTTACATGACGGCATTCAAATGCTCGCCGGATTCTTTCATGCTTCCCTATTTCAAAGAGATCATGAATTATTACGGAAAGCCTTACCTTATCCTGCAACTTGATGAACATCAAGATCACGGAGGCTATGAAACACGTCTGGAGGCTGCTTTAGAAACTTTTAGAAGTTTCTCTCGGGTAGAAACCACAATTTCTGCGCCCGCAATTAATCTAAAGAAAGCATTTGAAGACAAAACGTATCTCTTGCCGGCGTATGATCCCCTCAGCGCGAAATTATTGCAAGGTGCCTTTATTCATGCCGGAATCAAAACCATCTTGATTGAAGAAACATCGGATACTCTTCAGAAAGGCAGTTCAATGAATGATGGAATGTGCTTGCCATTAACCGGTTTAGTTTATGGAGTAATGAATACCATAGAAAAATACAATCTTGACCCCTCAAAAACTGCCATCATTTGTAATACTGATAGCATGTTCTCATGTAATTTTCCGCAATATTCTACCATGATCAAGCATATTTTAGGGACAATGGGCCACGGCATGGAAAAAGTGGACGTGATGGTGCGCGAGTTTTTGCCGAAAGATCTGCCAATAAGACTTTTATACGAAGGATTTATGGCATATATCATAGCGGCGTTAATTCAAAGAATAACATATAAAATCCGACCAAGAGAGAGAATAAGGGGGGCAACCGACAAAGTTTGCGAAAACGCCATCCATGACCTGTTTGATTGCTTTTCGAACGGCATTTCGAAAGTTAAGTCCTTTCAAAAAGTTTTAGAGGACTTTAAGAAAATTGATGTTCATGACGCTATTCTTCCTCAGGTGGGGATTATCGGTGACATCTTTGTTCGTGATAATGATGTTTTTAACCAGAATCTTGTTCATGAAATTGAAATGGCAGGAGCGGAAGTCGTATCTTTTCCTTTTATGGTTGGACAAAAAATTATTCTGAATACTCACCATTATTTACAACAGTGGAGTAACAGAGAATATATTGGATTGATTTCTGATAAAGCTCTTTTCAATACCCTAAATTTTTTAATGCGTAAATTTGTCTTCCTAGCTGAAGAAATTATTCCTGACATCAATTTTTTATTCAAAAAGAATATTACTGGATATTTAAAAACATATGGCCTTTCTGTGAATCACGACGGTGAAACGGTGGAAAATCTTCTTAAGACATTGTGCTTTTATGAAAATTATCCAAACATGAGATTCATTGTAAATGTTAATCCTATGTTTTGTTGTCCCAGTCTGTCTAGTGAAACCATTTGTAAGAAACTAGAAAAGGATATTAATATTCCTATTATATCGATATCTTATGATGGAACAAAGGCAGATAAGAATAAAGTGCTTAAACCTTATCTGCATTTTTTGAGACATTAA